A portion of the Haemophilus influenzae genome contains these proteins:
- the dsbA gene encoding thiol:disulfide interchange protein DsbA — MKKVLLALGLGVSTLMSVNSFAADLQEGKQYVQVSQQASQQKEVIEFFSFYCPHCYAFEMEYKIPQQVVDALPKDVKFKQYHVNFLGHQSENLTRAWALAMALGAESKVKSPLFEAAQKDALKSMDDIRAIFLSNGVTAEQFDGGINSFAVNGLVNKQVNAAEQFKVRGVPDFYVNGKFRVNPEGLNYDDFVKDYVQTVKGLLQK, encoded by the coding sequence ATGAAAAAAGTATTACTTGCGTTAGGTTTAGGTGTCAGCACGCTTATGTCTGTAAATAGTTTTGCCGCAGATTTACAAGAAGGCAAACAATATGTTCAAGTGAGTCAACAGGCTTCACAGCAAAAAGAAGTGATTGAGTTTTTCTCATTCTATTGCCCGCATTGTTACGCCTTTGAAATGGAATACAAAATTCCACAACAAGTCGTAGATGCTTTACCAAAAGATGTGAAATTTAAACAATATCATGTGAATTTCTTAGGTCATCAATCTGAAAACTTAACACGTGCTTGGGCGTTAGCAATGGCATTAGGTGCAGAAAGTAAAGTAAAATCACCATTATTTGAAGCGGCTCAAAAGGATGCCTTGAAATCAATGGATGATATTCGAGCTATCTTCTTATCGAATGGCGTAACCGCGGAGCAATTTGATGGTGGCATTAATAGTTTTGCAGTAAATGGTTTAGTCAATAAACAAGTAAATGCCGCAGAACAATTTAAAGTGCGTGGCGTACCTGATTTTTATGTAAATGGAAAATTCCGTGTAAACCCTGAAGGGTTAAATTACGATGATTTCGTGAAAGATTATGTGCAAACCGTAAAAGGTTTATTGCAAAAATAA
- a CDS encoding YihD family protein, producing the protein MKCKRLNEVLELLQFYWSKDSDLSLMEILQKIANESGFQKPLNELTDEVIIYQLKMDGTDKYEPIPGLKKDYEEDFKTALLRARGIIK; encoded by the coding sequence ATGAAATGTAAGCGTTTAAATGAAGTTTTGGAACTTTTACAGTTTTATTGGTCTAAAGACTCGGATTTGAGTTTAATGGAAATTTTGCAAAAAATTGCCAATGAATCAGGTTTCCAAAAACCATTAAATGAATTAACTGATGAAGTGATTATTTATCAGTTAAAAATGGATGGTACAGATAAATATGAGCCAATTCCGGGTCTCAAAAAAGATTACGAAGAAGATTTTAAAACCGCATTGCTCCGTGCTCGCGGTATCATTAAATAA
- the mobA gene encoding molybdenum cofactor guanylyltransferase MobA, with product MTITISAVILAGGKARRMGGQDKGLQILGKQSLIEHVINRLQPQIHQISINANRNQTEYAKFGFPVFSDELPDFQGPLSGMLTALEKTKSDFILFTPCDTPFFPMNLLDKLKSAVKNDRTLIAYACDEEREHPVFCLMSVQLKEKLRHYLASGERRLLQFMKENGGISVKFTQEEGNFENFNTLDDLKKTVI from the coding sequence ATGACAATTACAATAAGCGCGGTAATTTTGGCAGGTGGCAAGGCTCGTAGAATGGGTGGGCAAGATAAAGGATTACAGATTTTAGGTAAACAATCTTTAATTGAACATGTTATTAATCGCTTACAACCACAAATTCATCAGATTTCAATTAACGCTAACCGAAATCAAACAGAATATGCAAAATTTGGCTTTCCTGTTTTCTCCGATGAACTGCCCGATTTTCAAGGACCATTAAGTGGCATGCTAACAGCTCTAGAAAAGACAAAAAGTGACTTTATCCTTTTTACACCTTGTGATACGCCTTTTTTTCCTATGAATCTTTTAGATAAACTCAAAAGTGCGGTTAAAAATGACCGCACTTTAATTGCGTATGCTTGCGATGAAGAACGTGAACATCCCGTTTTTTGTTTAATGTCCGTTCAGCTAAAGGAAAAATTGCGACACTATTTAGCATCGGGTGAACGACGCCTTTTACAATTTATGAAAGAAAATGGCGGGATTTCAGTAAAATTCACGCAAGAAGAAGGCAACTTCGAGAATTTTAATACGCTGGATGATTTAAAGAAAACAGTCATCTAA
- a CDS encoding amidohydrolase family protein, which produces MKSHVRSFKTYIRDEIIKKGGWVNAHAHADRAFTMTPEKIGIYHSSNLQQKWDLVDEVKRTSSVDDYYARFCQSIELMISQGVTAFGTFVDIDPICEDRAIIAAHKAREVYKHDIILKFANQTLKGVIEPTARKWFDIGAEMVDMIGGLPYRDELDYGRGLEAMDILLDKAKSLGIMCHVHVDQFNNPSEKETEQLCDKTIEHGMEGRVVGIHGISIGSHSKEYRYKLYEKMRKAKMMMIACPMAWIDSNRKEDLMPFHNALTPADEMIPEGITVALGTDNICDYMVPLCEGDLWQELSLLAAGCRFPHLDEMVNIASINGRKVLGLEPI; this is translated from the coding sequence ATGAAAAGCCATGTTCGTAGTTTTAAAACCTATATTCGCGATGAAATTATCAAAAAAGGCGGGTGGGTAAATGCCCATGCTCATGCTGACCGCGCTTTTACGATGACGCCAGAGAAAATTGGGATTTATCATAGTAGTAATTTGCAACAAAAATGGGATTTAGTGGATGAAGTAAAACGCACTTCCAGTGTTGATGATTATTACGCACGTTTTTGCCAATCTATTGAATTAATGATATCCCAAGGTGTAACCGCATTTGGTACTTTTGTCGATATAGACCCAATTTGTGAAGATCGTGCAATTATTGCCGCACACAAAGCCCGCGAAGTGTATAAACATGACATTATTTTGAAATTTGCCAATCAAACTTTAAAAGGGGTAATCGAACCCACTGCGCGTAAATGGTTTGATATTGGTGCAGAAATGGTAGATATGATTGGCGGCTTACCATATCGTGATGAATTGGATTATGGACGTGGCCTAGAAGCGATGGATATCTTGTTAGATAAGGCTAAATCTCTTGGAATTATGTGTCATGTACATGTAGACCAATTCAACAATCCAAGTGAAAAAGAAACCGAGCAACTTTGCGACAAAACCATTGAACACGGAATGGAGGGGCGAGTTGTAGGTATCCATGGTATTTCCATTGGCTCACATTCAAAAGAATATCGTTACAAACTTTACGAAAAAATGCGTAAAGCCAAAATGATGATGATAGCCTGTCCGATGGCATGGATTGACAGTAATCGCAAAGAAGATCTTATGCCATTCCACAATGCGCTCACGCCAGCAGATGAAATGATCCCCGAAGGTATCACTGTTGCCCTAGGCACAGATAATATTTGTGATTACATGGTTCCTCTATGTGAAGGCGATTTATGGCAAGAATTAAGCCTATTAGCTGCGGGTTGCCGTTTCCCTCACTTAGATGAAATGGTCAATATCGCAAGTATTAACGGTCGTAAAGTGTTAGGACTAGAGCCAATTTAG
- a CDS encoding DUF3413 domain-containing protein, protein MKWIKKGTFSGKQYRDDVSRKISWGHWFAFFNIIVAILIGARYAFIIDWPDTLAGKLYFFVSLLGHFSFNVFALYLLVVFPLSFIVKNHRTFRGLTVIFSTICTTLLLFDTAVFNRFNLHLSSVVWNLLVNPENGEMSRDWQIFFAPMPIILLAQMLFSRWSWEKLRSLERQKWLKGTGIFLTTTFIATHLIYAWADAYLYRPITMQRSNFPLSYPMTARSFLEKHGFLDGEEYTQKLAQEGRLDALKIDYPKKELTYAPITHKPNILLVTVSGLRHDAISNEKMPKLAKFATSSTEFTNHYSTGNSNNAGLIGLFYGLNANYTDSILSNHTQSVLIEKLRAENYQLGLFSATNFKDSIFRQALFREIKLSSNKTNKPNNESAVKNLNDFIKAQKTDSPWFAYLDLALDAKNPSDYDRTLQDIDSLLAKALESTPLENTLVIITSEYGLTFNEMNQKERENYFGRDEIQVPLLVYWKDLPVGKQNGLSNHADIFSALMQTVFRVENPLMDYSQGRNLFDLKGDDWVLASNFRWNVVIQPDGTQYHIDRKGNYKKFDKDYIEQSSDRPPLGIFLEAFQLQNFFFEK, encoded by the coding sequence ATGAAATGGATTAAAAAAGGCACCTTCAGCGGCAAACAATACCGCGATGACGTTTCACGAAAAATTTCGTGGGGCCATTGGTTTGCCTTTTTTAATATTATTGTTGCTATTCTTATTGGCGCACGTTATGCCTTTATCATTGACTGGCCAGATACTCTCGCAGGAAAACTTTATTTCTTTGTGAGTTTGCTCGGGCATTTCAGTTTCAACGTTTTTGCGTTGTACTTACTCGTTGTCTTTCCACTGAGTTTCATTGTTAAAAATCACCGCACTTTTCGCGGATTAACGGTGATTTTTTCCACGATCTGTACAACCTTATTATTATTTGATACCGCTGTTTTCAATCGTTTTAATCTGCATTTATCCTCTGTTGTATGGAATTTGCTGGTCAATCCAGAAAATGGTGAAATGTCGCGCGATTGGCAAATTTTCTTTGCACCAATGCCAATAATTTTACTGGCACAAATGTTATTTTCTCGCTGGAGTTGGGAAAAATTACGTAGTCTTGAACGCCAAAAATGGCTAAAAGGCACTGGTATATTCTTAACCACAACGTTCATTGCGACACATTTAATTTATGCTTGGGCAGATGCTTATTTGTATCGTCCGATCACTATGCAACGCTCTAATTTCCCTTTATCTTATCCAATGACAGCTCGTTCTTTTTTAGAAAAACACGGTTTCTTGGATGGGGAAGAATATACGCAAAAATTGGCACAAGAAGGTCGTTTAGATGCCTTAAAAATTGATTATCCGAAAAAAGAACTCACTTACGCACCAATTACGCACAAACCTAATATTCTGCTCGTAACGGTTTCGGGTTTACGCCATGATGCGATTTCTAATGAAAAGATGCCAAAACTTGCTAAATTTGCAACAAGCTCAACGGAATTCACTAATCATTACAGCACAGGCAATAGTAATAACGCAGGCTTGATTGGGTTATTTTACGGGCTAAATGCAAATTACACCGATAGCATTTTAAGCAATCATACCCAATCTGTTTTAATCGAAAAATTACGTGCTGAAAATTATCAATTGGGTTTATTTTCTGCTACGAATTTCAAAGATAGCATCTTCCGCCAAGCATTATTTCGTGAAATAAAACTTTCATCGAATAAAACCAACAAACCAAATAATGAAAGTGCGGTAAAAAATCTCAATGATTTTATTAAAGCACAAAAAACTGACTCACCTTGGTTTGCTTATTTGGATTTAGCCTTGGATGCTAAAAATCCATCAGATTATGACCGCACTTTGCAAGACATTGATTCTCTTTTAGCAAAAGCGTTAGAAAGTACACCGCTTGAAAATACATTAGTCATCATCACGTCAGAGTATGGTTTAACCTTTAATGAAATGAATCAAAAAGAGCGAGAAAACTACTTTGGGCGTGATGAAATTCAAGTGCCATTGCTTGTATATTGGAAAGATTTACCAGTAGGTAAACAAAATGGATTAAGTAATCATGCGGATATTTTCTCTGCATTAATGCAGACAGTATTCCGTGTAGAAAACCCGTTGATGGATTATAGTCAGGGACGCAATCTCTTTGATCTTAAAGGAGATGACTGGGTACTTGCCTCGAATTTCCGCTGGAATGTGGTGATTCAACCTGATGGAACACAATATCACATTGATCGCAAAGGGAATTACAAAAAATTCGATAAAGATTATATTGAGCAATCTTCAGACAGACCGCCACTTGGAATCTTCTTAGAAGCCTTCCAATTACAAAATTTCTTCTTTGAAAAATAA
- a CDS encoding YejL family protein: protein MAQHSKYSDAQLSAIVNDMIAVLEKHKAPVDLSLIALGNMASNLLTTSVPQTQREALAQAFSNSLINAVKTR, encoded by the coding sequence ATGGCTCAACATTCTAAATATTCTGATGCTCAATTAAGTGCGATTGTAAACGATATGATCGCAGTATTAGAAAAACATAAAGCCCCTGTAGATCTCTCCTTAATCGCACTGGGTAACATGGCGAGTAATTTATTAACCACCAGCGTGCCACAAACTCAACGTGAGGCATTAGCTCAAGCATTTTCGAATTCCTTAATTAATGCGGTAAAAACACGTTAA
- the yejK gene encoding nucleoid-associated protein YejK, producing MSITVNQIVLHQLVKNVDGDSIKIESVLRDELLSITPEIEQMMLQLHQGYQNKAKAFGVFQEKSIFAQHLNRLLEQEIEFLGFSQYSTKLLADELGKYNFAESGTLILCQYNFLATDYLFIALLDSRHSMLVDEHLDIRRTEYLDITQFDIAARINLTDLQVNANSNRYLTFIKGRVGRKISDFFMDFLGAEEGLNPQVQNQCLLQAVSDYCDQGELNKEQTQAVKKQVFEYCKGQLSNGNNIELRELSDSLPTLNEQPFVVFTEEQNYGLEESIPPIRSTLKSLTKFSGSGKGVTLSFDAELLNTRIQWDPMTDTLTIKGLPPNLKDQLQKALKSEN from the coding sequence ATGAGTATTACCGTTAATCAAATTGTTTTGCATCAGTTAGTCAAAAATGTGGATGGCGACAGTATAAAAATAGAAAGCGTATTACGCGACGAGTTGCTGTCCATTACACCAGAAATAGAACAAATGATGTTGCAATTGCATCAAGGCTATCAAAATAAAGCTAAGGCTTTTGGCGTGTTTCAGGAAAAGTCTATATTTGCACAACATTTAAATCGTTTATTAGAGCAAGAAATTGAGTTTTTGGGTTTTAGTCAATATTCAACAAAATTGCTTGCAGATGAGCTAGGTAAATATAACTTTGCGGAAAGTGGCACCTTGATTTTATGTCAATATAATTTCTTAGCGACAGATTACTTGTTTATTGCATTGCTTGATAGCCGTCATAGTATGTTAGTCGATGAGCATTTAGATATTCGCCGTACAGAATATTTGGATATTACTCAGTTTGATATTGCGGCACGGATAAATTTGACGGATTTGCAAGTAAACGCGAACTCTAATCGTTATTTAACCTTTATAAAAGGCCGTGTTGGTCGCAAAATTAGTGATTTTTTTATGGATTTTTTAGGTGCCGAAGAAGGATTAAATCCACAAGTTCAAAATCAATGTTTATTGCAAGCTGTGAGTGATTACTGCGATCAAGGCGAACTCAACAAAGAGCAAACTCAAGCGGTAAAAAAACAAGTGTTTGAATATTGTAAAGGTCAGCTTTCAAATGGTAACAATATTGAATTAAGGGAACTTTCTGATTCATTACCCACTCTAAACGAACAGCCTTTTGTCGTCTTTACGGAAGAACAGAATTATGGTTTGGAAGAGAGTATTCCACCAATACGTTCAACATTGAAATCGCTAACAAAATTCTCTGGGTCAGGAAAGGGCGTTACCCTAAGTTTTGATGCGGAATTATTGAATACACGTATTCAATGGGATCCTATGACAGATACCCTAACCATCAAAGGTTTACCGCCAAATTTAAAAGATCAATTACAAAAGGCTTTAAAATCAGAGAATTAA
- the bamE gene encoding outer membrane protein assembly factor BamE, whose amino-acid sequence MQVKTLLGATFLALSLASCSTVEKVVYRIDVPQGNYLEATTVAQVKEGMTAQQVQYLLGTPILIDPYNNYTWYYVFLQQRAYETPVQHTFTVKFDQRGIVTETHLDKPLPQVSQQGENNTIIETGEKPKSSWWKFWK is encoded by the coding sequence ATGCAAGTTAAAACACTTTTAGGCGCAACCTTTTTAGCATTAAGCCTCGCTTCTTGTTCCACCGTTGAAAAAGTTGTATATCGAATTGATGTACCGCAAGGCAACTATTTAGAGGCGACTACCGTTGCGCAAGTTAAAGAAGGAATGACCGCCCAACAAGTACAATATTTGTTGGGAACGCCAATATTAATCGACCCTTATAATAACTACACTTGGTACTACGTATTCTTACAACAACGTGCCTATGAAACGCCAGTTCAGCATACTTTCACAGTAAAATTTGATCAACGTGGGATTGTGACAGAAACCCATCTTGATAAACCTTTACCACAGGTTTCACAACAAGGCGAAAATAACACCATTATTGAAACAGGTGAGAAACCAAAATCAAGCTGGTGGAAATTCTGGAAATAA